From Solidesulfovibrio carbinoliphilus subsp. oakridgensis, the proteins below share one genomic window:
- the fliF gene encoding flagellar basal-body MS-ring/collar protein FliF: MPPFLSQTFEKLIQYWSNRSAAQRILLGGLAGSMAIAFLVMVYLLNQAEMRVLYTNMAPEDASRVVELLKASKTPYELRENGTTVLVPAEAVYEQRLKVAGEGVMHGQGVGFELFDQLKVGQTDFVQRINYSRALQGELSRTITEFPQVEKARVHLVLPQKSLFIEEQKKASASVVLTLKRGQKLDAKQLQGIVNLVAMSVEGLTPEHITITDTTGQSLYQPRADGGLDGLSTTQFEFKNTFEANLENRIEQLLTPIVGPGRALAKANVDLDFSQRTVRKELYDPNVTVVRSEQKSEESTSGSAAVDAGGATTTPRGGGAAVPNSNFRGDGYSGTESTQKSSRQNSTTNYEINKEEQNVVTPVGDLKRQSIAVIVDGTYEKVEGKNTFTFVPRKAEELERIKQVVARAAGLDPARGDEIQVSSFEFGVPDGSGEPSLMQTMLEYAQRLGKPFLNGLLLFLFLILVVRPVVLALIRPRVTEEEIETLERLPEGEARLALAEAEEGDEVTMLDGAKQFELSKNLALQLFEENMEQSMTLLKSWLKQEA, from the coding sequence GTCTATCTTCTCAACCAGGCGGAAATGCGGGTTCTTTACACCAACATGGCTCCCGAGGACGCGTCCCGGGTGGTGGAGCTCCTCAAAGCCTCCAAGACCCCCTACGAGTTGCGGGAAAACGGGACCACGGTCCTGGTCCCGGCCGAGGCGGTCTACGAACAGCGCCTCAAAGTGGCCGGCGAGGGCGTCATGCACGGCCAGGGCGTGGGATTCGAGCTTTTCGACCAGCTCAAGGTCGGGCAGACCGATTTCGTCCAGCGCATCAACTACAGCCGGGCCTTGCAGGGAGAACTGTCCAGGACCATTACCGAATTTCCCCAGGTGGAAAAGGCGCGGGTCCACCTGGTGCTGCCCCAGAAAAGCCTTTTCATCGAGGAGCAGAAGAAGGCCTCGGCCTCGGTGGTCCTGACCCTCAAGCGCGGCCAAAAACTTGACGCCAAGCAGCTCCAGGGCATCGTCAATCTGGTGGCCATGTCCGTCGAAGGCCTGACTCCCGAGCACATCACCATCACGGACACCACCGGCCAGTCCCTGTACCAGCCCCGGGCCGACGGCGGCCTCGACGGCCTGTCCACCACCCAGTTCGAATTCAAGAACACCTTCGAGGCCAACCTCGAAAACCGCATCGAGCAGCTCCTGACCCCCATCGTCGGTCCGGGCCGGGCCCTGGCCAAGGCCAACGTGGACCTGGATTTCAGCCAGCGCACCGTCCGCAAGGAGCTCTACGACCCCAACGTCACGGTCGTGCGCAGCGAGCAGAAGTCCGAAGAGTCGACCTCCGGCTCGGCGGCCGTGGACGCCGGGGGCGCGACCACCACCCCGCGCGGCGGCGGCGCGGCCGTGCCCAACTCCAATTTCCGGGGCGACGGCTACTCCGGCACCGAGTCCACCCAGAAGTCCAGCCGCCAGAACAGCACCACCAACTACGAGATCAACAAGGAAGAGCAAAACGTCGTCACCCCGGTCGGCGACTTGAAGCGCCAGTCCATAGCGGTTATCGTGGACGGCACCTACGAAAAGGTGGAAGGGAAAAACACCTTCACCTTCGTGCCGCGCAAGGCCGAGGAGCTGGAGCGCATCAAGCAGGTGGTGGCCCGGGCGGCCGGCCTCGACCCGGCCCGGGGCGACGAGATCCAGGTGTCGAGCTTCGAGTTCGGCGTGCCCGACGGTTCGGGCGAGCCGAGCCTGATGCAGACCATGCTGGAGTACGCCCAGCGGCTGGGCAAGCCCTTTTTAAACGGCCTGCTGCTCTTCCTCTTCCTCATCCTGGTGGTGCGGCCGGTGGTCCTGGCCCTGATCCGGCCCCGGGTCACGGAAGAAGAGATCGAGACCCTGGAGCGGCTGCCCGAGGGCGAGGCCCGGCTGGCCCTGGCCGAAGCCGAGGAGGGCGACGAGGTGACCATGCTCGACGGCGCCAAGCAGTTCGAACTGTCCAAGAACCTGGCGCTGCAGCTTTTCGAGGAAAACATGGAGCAGTCGATGACGCTCCTCAAATCCTGGCTCAAGCAGGAGGCCTAA
- the fliG gene encoding flagellar motor switch protein FliG, producing the protein MPAMTGPQKTAVLCLALGEKFTGEVFKRLDRREIARISKAMMDMETVPKDQVEEVVREFNDTLQVGKDMVTGGPEQVRRMLSKTLDSDTAKYIMDTLELDTGPTPFQELGNVSPRILAQILRNEHPQTLALILGHLHSDQAAELLQNLPSGVRAEVLMRLSRLEAVAEDMLLEVDKVLQNQLIAMGGKEGKKVGGITAVAEILNAVDRATEEEVLSEIEEESAQTAEDIRNLMFVFEDIKALDDRAIRELLKEVSNEELTQALKGASEELRDKFFKNLSERAASMIQEDLEIMGPIRLAEVEGAQQNVVKTVRRLEAEGKIAIGRGGGDVFI; encoded by the coding sequence ATGCCCGCCATGACCGGACCCCAGAAGACCGCCGTGCTGTGCCTGGCCCTTGGCGAGAAGTTCACGGGCGAAGTGTTCAAGCGCCTGGACCGGCGGGAAATCGCCCGGATCTCCAAGGCCATGATGGACATGGAGACCGTGCCCAAGGACCAGGTCGAGGAGGTCGTCCGGGAGTTCAACGACACCCTGCAGGTGGGCAAGGACATGGTCACGGGCGGCCCGGAGCAGGTCCGGCGGATGCTCTCGAAGACGCTCGATTCGGACACGGCCAAGTACATCATGGACACCCTCGAACTGGACACCGGGCCCACGCCCTTCCAGGAGCTCGGCAACGTCTCGCCGCGCATCCTGGCCCAGATCCTGCGAAACGAGCACCCCCAGACCCTGGCCTTGATCCTCGGCCACCTCCACTCCGACCAGGCGGCGGAACTGCTCCAGAACCTGCCGTCAGGCGTCCGGGCCGAGGTCCTCATGCGCCTGTCCAGGCTCGAGGCCGTGGCCGAGGACATGCTGCTCGAAGTGGACAAGGTGCTGCAAAACCAGCTGATCGCCATGGGCGGCAAGGAAGGCAAGAAGGTCGGCGGCATCACGGCCGTGGCCGAGATCCTCAATGCCGTGGATCGGGCCACGGAAGAGGAGGTCCTGTCCGAGATCGAGGAAGAGTCCGCCCAGACGGCCGAGGACATCAGAAACCTCATGTTCGTGTTCGAGGACATCAAGGCTCTCGACGACCGGGCCATCCGCGAGCTCTTGAAGGAAGTCTCCAACGAGGAACTGACCCAGGCCCTCAAAGGCGCCTCCGAGGAGCTTCGCGACAAGTTTTTCAAGAACCTCTCCGAACGCGCCGCCAGCATGATCCAGGAAGACCTGGAGATCATGGGCCCGATACGGCTGGCCGAAGTGGAAGGGGCCCAGCAGAACGTGGTCAAGACCGTGCGGCGTCTGGAAGCCGAGGGCAAGATCGCCATCGGCCGCGGAGGCGGGGATGTCTTTATCTGA
- a CDS encoding FliH/SctL family protein, which translates to MSLSDGHADGVLTGRVILGPGTAGEAETTVSELESRRSPLHFEEVEAQFWERVRAKAKAKASAIIAEAMAEGERIKAKAEQDGYAAGVAAAGEQVQADLAQMAASLGTMVESLAGERRKLWEAHRQDFVNLLRLAVERTTMAAIDARREEILGNLLNESLELMDAKADLTVTVHPDDEPLLRELLARAGQERPGLERVLVRSNPELIPGSLALECCDGLVDNTIASRFAEVETIFAHLGAPGDPDAAP; encoded by the coding sequence ATGTCTTTATCTGACGGCCATGCCGACGGCGTCCTGACCGGCCGGGTGATCCTCGGGCCGGGCACGGCCGGGGAGGCCGAGACCACGGTCTCGGAGCTCGAATCGCGGCGTTCGCCCCTGCATTTCGAGGAGGTCGAGGCCCAGTTCTGGGAGCGGGTCCGGGCCAAGGCCAAGGCCAAGGCCTCGGCCATCATCGCCGAGGCCATGGCCGAGGGCGAGCGGATCAAAGCCAAGGCCGAACAGGACGGCTACGCCGCCGGCGTGGCCGCGGCCGGGGAGCAGGTCCAGGCCGACCTGGCCCAGATGGCCGCCTCGCTCGGCACCATGGTCGAGTCCCTGGCCGGGGAACGCCGGAAGCTGTGGGAAGCCCACCGTCAGGATTTTGTCAACCTGCTGCGCCTGGCCGTGGAGCGGACCACCATGGCCGCCATCGACGCCCGGCGCGAGGAGATCCTCGGCAATCTTTTGAACGAGTCCCTGGAGCTCATGGACGCCAAGGCCGACCTGACCGTGACGGTCCATCCCGACGACGAGCCGCTCCTTCGGGAACTCCTCGCCCGGGCCGGCCAGGAGCGGCCGGGCCTCGAGCGGGTGCTGGTGCGCAGCAACCCGGAGCTCATTCCCGGCAGCCTGGCCCTCGAGTGCTGCGACGGGCTGGTGGACAACACCATTGCCAGCCGGTTTGCCGAAGTGGAGACGATTTTCGCCCATTTGGGCGCTCCCGGAGACCCCGATGCCGCTCCTTGA
- a CDS encoding FliI/YscN family ATPase codes for MPLLDVAGATALLAQMRPARTFGKVSKVVGLIAEGRGIRSPVGSVCHLLSDDGNSVREVPAEVVGFRDGACLFMPYGDLRGIAPGTLIRNTSTPPLFPVGRRYLGRVIDAFGTPIDGGEPIFPARFNPVFADAPMPMDRPRISEPMDVGVRAINGLLTLGKGQRVGIMAGSGVGKSTLMGMIARNTKADVNVIGLVGERGRELREFIEKDLGPEGMARSVVVVATSDQSPLIRMRAAYAATAMAEFFRDAGNDVILMMDSVTRFAMAGREVGLAAGEPPTTRGYTPSVFAQLPKLLERAGRNNNGSITGIYTVLVDGDDFNEPIADAVRSILDGHIVLTRDLADQGHFPAIDVLKSISRLRSDVTPKDALAAGRDLIRLLATYRRVEDMVNIGAYARGANPEIDRAIDMIGPINGYLRQEVAESQSLEESFAAVKALVGAK; via the coding sequence ATGCCGCTCCTTGACGTGGCCGGGGCCACGGCCCTCCTGGCGCAGATGCGGCCGGCCCGGACCTTCGGCAAGGTGTCCAAGGTGGTCGGGCTCATTGCCGAGGGCCGGGGCATCCGGTCTCCGGTCGGGTCGGTCTGCCATCTGCTGTCCGACGACGGGAACAGCGTCCGGGAGGTGCCGGCCGAGGTGGTGGGATTTCGCGACGGGGCCTGCCTGTTCATGCCCTACGGCGACCTGCGCGGCATCGCGCCCGGGACGCTCATCCGCAATACCAGCACGCCGCCCCTTTTTCCGGTCGGCCGGCGCTACCTCGGCCGGGTGATCGACGCCTTCGGCACGCCCATCGACGGCGGGGAGCCGATCTTTCCGGCCCGGTTCAATCCCGTTTTCGCCGACGCCCCCATGCCCATGGACCGCCCGCGCATAAGCGAGCCCATGGACGTGGGTGTGCGGGCCATAAACGGCCTCTTGACCCTCGGCAAGGGCCAGCGGGTCGGCATCATGGCCGGGTCCGGCGTCGGGAAATCGACGCTCATGGGCATGATCGCCCGCAACACCAAGGCCGACGTCAACGTCATCGGCCTGGTCGGCGAGCGCGGCCGCGAGCTGCGGGAGTTTATCGAAAAAGACCTCGGGCCCGAGGGCATGGCCCGGTCGGTGGTGGTGGTCGCCACTTCCGACCAGAGTCCGCTCATTCGCATGCGGGCTGCCTACGCGGCCACGGCCATGGCCGAATTTTTCCGCGACGCCGGCAACGACGTCATCCTCATGATGGATTCCGTCACCCGCTTCGCCATGGCCGGCCGGGAAGTCGGCCTGGCCGCCGGCGAGCCGCCGACCACGCGCGGCTACACCCCGTCGGTCTTCGCCCAGCTGCCAAAGCTCCTGGAGCGGGCCGGCCGCAACAATAACGGCAGCATCACCGGCATCTACACGGTCCTGGTCGACGGCGACGACTTCAACGAGCCCATTGCCGACGCCGTGCGCTCCATCCTCGACGGGCACATCGTCCTGACCCGCGACCTGGCCGACCAGGGGCACTTCCCGGCCATCGACGTGCTCAAATCCATCAGCCGTCTGCGTTCGGATGTGACGCCCAAGGACGCGCTGGCCGCCGGCCGGGACCTGATCCGGCTCCTGGCCACCTACCGGCGCGTCGAGGACATGGTCAACATCGGGGCCTACGCCCGGGGGGCCAACCCGGAGATCGACCGGGCCATCGACATGATCGGCCCGATAAACGGCTACCTGCGCCAGGAGGTGGCCGAGAGCCAGAGCCTTGAGGAGAGCTTTGCCGCGGTCAAGGCCCTGGTCGGGGCCAAATAG
- a CDS encoding NmrA family NAD(P)-binding protein → MDVVMGATGQVGGATAETLLALGREVRVVVRDAARARELARQGADVAVAAYEDAVALARAFDGAAGVFAMLPCQFSPAPGFPEARACLVGLVEALETARPGKVVALSSIGAHRGTGLGLITQFHMLEEALCAGELPTAFIRAAWFMENAAWDIGPARETGEITSFLSPIERAIPMVATADIGRVAALTLIADLKETRVIEIEGPRRYAPNDLARVLGEVLGRPVRAVAAARETWEERFRAQGATHPQPRLEMLDGINSGWIDFEGGWTEHHRGETALKAVVAKLVADQGAT, encoded by the coding sequence ATGGATGTTGTTATGGGGGCTACGGGACAGGTCGGGGGAGCCACGGCCGAAACGCTTCTCGCCCTGGGCCGGGAGGTCCGGGTGGTGGTCCGCGACGCGGCCCGGGCCCGGGAACTGGCCCGCCAGGGCGCGGACGTGGCCGTGGCCGCGTACGAGGACGCCGTGGCCCTGGCCAGGGCCTTTGACGGCGCGGCCGGGGTCTTTGCCATGCTCCCGTGCCAGTTCTCGCCGGCCCCGGGCTTTCCCGAGGCCCGGGCCTGCCTGGTCGGCCTGGTCGAGGCCCTGGAAACGGCCCGGCCGGGCAAGGTCGTGGCCCTCTCCTCCATCGGGGCCCACCGCGGCACGGGCCTTGGGCTCATCACCCAGTTCCACATGCTCGAAGAGGCCCTGTGCGCCGGGGAACTGCCGACGGCCTTCATCCGGGCGGCCTGGTTCATGGAAAACGCGGCCTGGGACATCGGGCCGGCCCGGGAAACAGGCGAGATCACGAGCTTTCTTTCGCCGATCGAGCGGGCGATCCCCATGGTGGCCACGGCCGACATCGGCCGGGTGGCGGCCCTGACCCTCATCGCCGACCTGAAGGAAACCCGGGTCATCGAAATCGAGGGGCCGCGCCGGTATGCGCCAAACGACCTGGCCCGGGTCCTCGGCGAGGTCCTGGGCCGGCCGGTGCGGGCCGTGGCGGCCGCCCGGGAGACCTGGGAGGAGCGCTTCCGGGCCCAGGGCGCGACCCATCCGCAGCCGCGCCTGGAAATGCTCGACGGCATCAATTCGGGTTGGATCGATTTCGAGGGCGGCTGGACCGAACACCACCGGGGTGAGACGGCGCTTAAGGCCGTGGTCGCCAAACTGGTCGCAGACCAGGGCGCCACATGA
- a CDS encoding MFS transporter: MSNPASPRLFSFEFTTLCLLIFLSYCNISVFYSLYVYLDALGIPPSWRGLLIGASSLATMAAYLVASPFLTTTNAPRVAACGVAVLLGCGAAYLAAVSPLALLAVRLANGLGVALVSAAAMTLLVAVIPPARSGQAFGMYSVAMLLPYSIVPPVFDWVSPLRLTYPQGYAAMALTLAPALAVVFVLGRRVRRQAPAGKAARPRLGDMARNAAKRPVSQLLAVNAMYYLSFAALFFLAKSLFQARGLAHVGVFFSIQTACMLLLRIFANRIFDVVPKIRLIRFCYAVTGGTFLLLFFFPGQAMAYAAAVLLGLGMGVGSPSLNALMFELSEPPYRSVNANLMMLSLQGGSFCGPILGGAAVAVWGYGGFLLVGAGACLAGLAMGIGLLPRRAPD, from the coding sequence ATGTCCAACCCCGCCAGTCCGCGCCTTTTTTCCTTTGAATTCACGACGCTTTGCCTGTTGATCTTCCTGTCCTACTGCAACATCTCGGTCTTCTACAGCCTCTACGTCTACCTCGACGCCCTGGGCATCCCCCCGTCCTGGCGCGGGCTTCTTATTGGCGCCTCGTCCCTGGCCACCATGGCCGCCTATCTGGTGGCCAGCCCCTTTCTGACCACGACAAACGCGCCCCGGGTCGCGGCCTGCGGCGTGGCCGTGCTCCTTGGCTGCGGCGCGGCCTACCTGGCCGCCGTCTCGCCCCTGGCCCTTCTGGCCGTGCGGCTGGCCAACGGCCTCGGCGTGGCCCTGGTCTCGGCCGCGGCCATGACGCTTCTCGTGGCCGTCATTCCCCCGGCCCGAAGCGGCCAGGCCTTTGGCATGTATTCCGTGGCCATGCTGCTCCCCTATTCCATCGTGCCGCCGGTTTTCGACTGGGTTTCGCCCCTGCGCCTGACCTATCCCCAGGGCTATGCCGCCATGGCCCTGACCCTGGCCCCGGCCCTGGCCGTGGTCTTCGTCCTCGGCCGCCGGGTGCGTCGGCAGGCCCCGGCCGGCAAGGCGGCCCGGCCGAGGCTCGGCGACATGGCCCGCAATGCCGCCAAGCGGCCGGTGTCCCAGCTTTTGGCCGTCAACGCCATGTACTACCTGAGCTTTGCCGCCCTGTTCTTCCTGGCCAAAAGCCTCTTCCAGGCCCGGGGCCTGGCCCACGTGGGCGTTTTTTTCTCCATCCAGACGGCCTGCATGCTGCTCTTGCGGATCTTCGCCAACCGGATCTTCGACGTGGTGCCGAAAATCCGGCTGATCCGCTTCTGCTACGCCGTCACGGGCGGCACGTTCCTGCTGCTCTTTTTCTTCCCGGGCCAGGCCATGGCCTACGCGGCGGCCGTGCTGCTCGGGCTTGGCATGGGCGTGGGGTCCCCGTCCTTAAACGCCCTCATGTTCGAGCTGTCCGAGCCGCCCTACCGGAGCGTAAACGCCAACCTGATGATGCTCTCGCTCCAGGGCGGGAGTTTCTGCGGTCCGATCCTCGGCGGCGCGGCCGTGGCGGTCTGGGGCTATGGCGGGTTTCTGCTGGTCGGAGCCGGGGCCTGTCTGGCCGGCCTGGCCATGGGCATCGGGCTTTTGCCCCGCCGCGCCCCGGACTGA
- a CDS encoding acyl-CoA thioesterase, which translates to MTPSEPRSLDPKPVSASRVVMPQRMLPSDANPAGNVHGGVILKYIDTAGGIVAIRHARSAVVTASIDRMDFLKPAYIGEVVTFLASINLVGATSMEVGVRVECENPITGETRHAGSAYLTYVALDADRRPHAVPPLVLENEDDRRRNREAAARREARLHERRRERDSQRQGQSEKND; encoded by the coding sequence ATGACGCCCTCCGAACCCCGGTCCCTTGACCCCAAGCCCGTTTCGGCCAGCCGCGTGGTCATGCCCCAGCGGATGCTCCCGTCGGACGCCAATCCGGCCGGCAACGTCCACGGCGGCGTCATCCTCAAATACATCGACACGGCCGGCGGCATCGTGGCCATCCGCCACGCCCGCTCGGCCGTGGTCACGGCCTCCATCGACCGCATGGATTTCCTGAAACCCGCCTACATCGGCGAGGTGGTGACCTTTCTGGCCAGCATCAATCTGGTCGGGGCCACCTCCATGGAAGTGGGCGTGCGCGTGGAGTGCGAAAATCCCATCACCGGCGAAACCCGGCACGCCGGATCCGCCTACCTGACCTATGTGGCCCTGGACGCCGACCGCCGGCCCCATGCCGTGCCGCCGCTGGTCCTCGAAAACGAGGACGACCGCCGCCGCAACCGCGAGGCCGCGGCCAGACGCGAGGCCAGGCTTCACGAACGCCGCCGCGAGCGCGATTCCCAGCGCCAAGGCCAATCCGAAAAAAACGATTGA
- a CDS encoding MoaD/ThiS family protein — translation MSQSVAVTVRALATLARHAPPDGRLVLPAGATAGDAAALLGLDWAAIGTVLVDGRPADQNTRLGPGDTVSFVPPITGG, via the coding sequence GTGAGCCAATCCGTTGCCGTGACCGTGCGGGCCCTGGCCACCCTGGCCCGCCACGCCCCGCCGGACGGGAGGCTTGTCCTGCCGGCCGGGGCCACGGCCGGGGATGCGGCCGCGCTGCTCGGGCTCGACTGGGCGGCCATCGGCACGGTGCTGGTCGACGGCCGGCCGGCGGACCAAAATACCCGCCTTGGGCCGGGCGACACCGTCTCCTTCGTGCCCCCCATCACCGGCGGGTAG
- a CDS encoding HesA/MoeB/ThiF family protein → MNQDRLGEAVTAAACQGTFPDGKPGLFLTAEAVCGLAATLGLPARQVEMAALGAGVCPLRYARNLHAFSLAEQARLLASKAGLVGLGGLGGGLLENLVRAGVGAIAAADGDVFEETNLNRQLLADVSALGAPKAVVAAARAAAVNPSVDFTAHAGFLDGPGMLALLDGADVAVDALGGLADRPALAAAARSRGIPLVTGAVAGYTGIVATVLPGAASPLDLFAGSARGRSAEDTLGCPSAAVMAVAALQAAEVVRLLAGRAPALAGKALVADFETMRFDTIVLAAPGDTAGRTR, encoded by the coding sequence ATGAACCAGGATCGTCTGGGCGAGGCCGTCACGGCCGCCGCCTGCCAGGGGACCTTTCCGGACGGGAAGCCGGGCCTTTTTCTGACCGCCGAGGCCGTGTGCGGACTGGCCGCCACCCTTGGGCTGCCGGCCCGCCAGGTGGAGATGGCGGCCCTTGGCGCCGGGGTCTGCCCCCTGCGCTACGCCCGCAACCTCCACGCCTTTTCCCTGGCCGAGCAGGCCCGGCTGCTCGCTTCCAAGGCGGGGCTGGTGGGCCTTGGCGGCCTTGGCGGCGGGCTGCTCGAAAACCTGGTCCGGGCCGGGGTCGGCGCCATTGCGGCGGCCGACGGCGACGTGTTCGAGGAGACCAACTTGAACCGCCAGCTCCTCGCCGACGTATCGGCCCTGGGCGCGCCAAAGGCCGTGGTGGCCGCCGCCCGGGCGGCGGCCGTCAATCCGTCGGTCGATTTCACGGCCCACGCCGGCTTCCTGGACGGCCCCGGCATGCTGGCCCTCCTTGACGGCGCGGACGTGGCCGTGGACGCCCTGGGAGGCCTGGCCGACCGGCCGGCCCTGGCGGCGGCCGCCCGCAGCCGCGGCATCCCGCTGGTGACCGGGGCCGTGGCCGGCTACACCGGCATCGTGGCCACGGTCCTGCCCGGGGCCGCCTCGCCCCTGGACCTTTTCGCCGGGTCGGCCAGGGGCCGGTCGGCCGAGGACACGCTCGGCTGCCCGTCGGCGGCGGTCATGGCCGTGGCCGCGCTCCAGGCGGCCGAGGTGGTGCGCCTGCTGGCCGGCCGCGCCCCGGCCCTGGCCGGCAAGGCCCTGGTGGCCGACTTCGAGACCATGCGCTTTGACACCATCGTCCTGGCCGCCCCTGGTGACACGGCGGGGCGGACGCGCTAA
- a CDS encoding histidine kinase, translating into MTLKSDCCLLATPLLLTGFALGERLQNIIGSAPPAVRVAIADLMLSIKTSLDVLPVLPSLAAPETPVTDWESMLTALTSVRRELDIVKAHKIEDLRRANPGFVQLEYRFGLLKKAHDKAKLMLEILYELINAGQDFQAADEILEQSAEIMLKELKADLYVCRLRDDEGQWVNIAANTHTGRATPIFVRFMEETLPYHPVMRSVADPEALFVVSNNLQGPERGGESIDCVPYLEGFRCRLSFFLREPDGNAFGLIMLYSKKPKFFDRYEADFLADCARIVSLTVGRRLELGRDALAKAAGGMAHVGNNVLAIIKNGAELILEDCEDFLDNEDEIATGLINEAMQLVPGPWPPLAPAALRHLFGLTVERMEVEKKMQYVNLIVENVNRLRQAIANLLKAVENPILMPYIGGEEVLDLEPGEEDGAAS; encoded by the coding sequence ATGACTCTCAAATCGGACTGCTGTCTCCTGGCCACCCCGCTGCTGCTGACGGGGTTCGCGCTCGGGGAGCGCCTGCAAAACATCATCGGTTCGGCCCCGCCGGCGGTCCGCGTGGCCATTGCCGACCTCATGCTGTCGATCAAGACCTCGCTCGACGTTCTGCCCGTCCTGCCCAGCCTGGCCGCGCCGGAGACCCCGGTCACGGACTGGGAGTCCATGCTGACGGCGCTCACCTCGGTGCGCCGGGAGCTCGACATCGTCAAGGCCCACAAGATCGAGGACCTGCGCCGGGCCAACCCGGGCTTCGTCCAGCTCGAATACCGGTTCGGCCTCCTTAAAAAGGCCCACGACAAGGCCAAGCTCATGCTCGAGATCCTCTACGAGCTGATAAACGCCGGCCAGGACTTCCAGGCCGCCGACGAGATCCTGGAGCAGAGCGCCGAGATCATGCTCAAGGAGCTCAAGGCCGACCTCTACGTCTGCCGCCTGCGCGACGACGAGGGCCAGTGGGTCAACATCGCGGCCAACACCCACACCGGCCGGGCCACCCCCATTTTCGTGCGGTTCATGGAAGAGACCCTGCCCTACCATCCGGTCATGCGGTCCGTGGCCGACCCCGAGGCCCTCTTCGTGGTCTCCAACAACCTGCAAGGCCCGGAGCGCGGCGGCGAATCCATCGACTGCGTGCCCTACCTCGAAGGCTTCCGCTGCCGGCTGTCCTTTTTCCTGCGCGAACCCGACGGCAACGCCTTCGGGCTCATCATGCTCTATTCGAAAAAGCCCAAGTTCTTCGACCGCTACGAGGCCGATTTCCTGGCCGACTGCGCCCGGATCGTGTCCCTGACCGTGGGCCGGCGGCTGGAACTCGGCCGCGACGCCCTGGCCAAGGCGGCCGGCGGCATGGCCCATGTCGGCAACAACGTGCTGGCCATCATCAAGAACGGCGCGGAACTGATCCTGGAAGACTGCGAGGACTTTCTCGACAACGAGGACGAGATCGCAACGGGGCTCATAAACGAAGCCATGCAGCTCGTGCCCGGTCCCTGGCCGCCGCTGGCCCCGGCCGCCCTGCGCCACCTGTTCGGCCTGACCGTCGAGCGGATGGAAGTCGAAAAAAAGATGCAGTATGTGAATCTGATCGTGGAAAACGTCAACCGCCTCAGACAGGCCATCGCCAACCTGCTCAAAGCCGTGGAAAATCCCATCCTCATGCCCTACATCGGCGGCGAGGAAGTCCTCGACCTCGAACCCGGGGAAGAGGACGGCGCGGCCTCCTGA